Within Desulfovibrio legallii, the genomic segment GCATGCCCTTGTGCAGCGTGGAGGACATCGTGGCCTGGCGTTCCGCCGGGCGCGACCATCAGGCCGTGGCCGTATAGCTTCACACCCCTGGCGGCGGCCGGAAGCGTCGTCCGGCCGCCGCCAGGGGGCCTTTGCCGTGCCGATTCCACTGCAATCCTTTCGCCTGTGCGCAGGGCGCGAGGCCTGACGCCGCCGCACGGCGCGGCTTCCGTCTCCGTGGAACGCCTTCCCCCATCCTGACGTTTTCCCCTCCTTGGGCTCGCCCCGCTGCGGCCGCCCGGCCGCGCTCTGCGGGGCACGGGCCCGCCGCATGATCCCGATTTTCGCTTTTTTATGTGGGAAGAGGATAAATACAAAAATTTGAACAATTTTATATAATATATTCACATAGATATATATTGATTTTGAAAAGTATTTTCAATTTTATTGACACGCATCCTGCCCTGTGCCAAGATGCCTTCATTCACAAACCCCAGTGGAGGCACGGTATGGAAGAGCACGGCACGCCGGATTCCCCGGTTACGCACCGCTTTAGCCACGACAATCTGCACATCAGCCTTCAGGATCCCTTTGGGCCGTCCCAGGCGGATGCCGTTATCGCCTTGCTGTACGGCAATCAGCATGCTTGCAAACGCATTTTTATTGACGTGCGCCGGGTTTCCCGGCCGCACCCTACCGCTGTGGACGCCCTGAAAAATTCGTTGCTCCTGGGCGGATTGAGTACGGAGCAGATCATCTTTAAGGGCAAGACGGGGTTTGACCTGGCCGTCAACGGCAACCGGGTGCTCATTGAGGAGAAGCGCAGCCATGTGTGCAAAGGCAATTGCGCCAACTGCAAGTGCGGCGGCCATAAGCATGCCCACGCGCAGGCCAGGGAGCATTGAGCGCGGCGCAGCGCCTTTACGTTTGGTAACAAAAAAATATAAAAGTTGTTACGCAACCCCCGCGGCTGTTGGGGCGGTTTATCCGTAGCGGCCGCGAAAACCCATACCGGAGGAGCATTCATATGCACAGGAAAGAAAGGAACGTACTGCAACGCTTTAAAAAAGCCTGCATGGTGACCATGCTGGCCGCGGGCCTGCTGGTGGGCGCGGCCGGAGGGGCCAAGGCCATCGACTTCAAGGCTCAGGGCGAATGGCTGGTGGGCTTTGGCGTCGCCAACACCAGCCTGACCAAGAATACCACGGCTTCCGGCGCCTCCAAAACCAAGAGCAACACCAACGACGATTTCGGCGCTTCGCAGCGGGTGCGCCTGCAGTTGGACGCCGTGGCCTCCGAGGCGCTCTCTGGCACGGTCTTCTTTGAAATCGGCGATCAGACCTGGGGCAAAGCCGCAGAGGGCGGCGCGCTGGGCGCGGATGGCAAGATGGTGAAGGTGAAGAACGCCTACATCGACTGGCTGATCCCCAATACCGACGCCCGGGTGCGCATGGGCCTGCAGGCCACGGCCGTGCCCAACGCCGCCGGCGGCTCGGCCATTATGGACTGCGATTCCGCCGCCCTGGTGGTCAACTACAAGTTCAACGACAACGTGGGCCTCACGGCCATGTGGTCCCGCCCGGTCAACGACAACTTCAACGGCGATTTTGTCAGGAAGGGCGAAAACAATACGGAACGGAACAATTACCTGGATAACCTTGATCTCTTCATGCTCTCCGTGCCCCTGAGCTTTGACGGCGTGGAGGTGACCCCTTGGGCCATGTACGGCATGCGCGGCAAGAACGCCCTGCGCGGCCTGGCCGCTATGGATAAAGAAGAACCCTGGGAAACCAGCGACGGCAGCCTGGGCCTGACTCTGCCCGGCCTGACCCCCGGCTTCAACTATGCTAACAGCAATCCGCTGAATTCCTCCACCACCGGCAAGCAGTACGGCTCGCTGTTCTGGGCCGGTCTGCCCGTGGCCATCACCGCCTTTGATCCGCTGAACATCGAATTTGACGTCAACTA encodes:
- a CDS encoding squalene cyclase; amino-acid sequence: MEEHGTPDSPVTHRFSHDNLHISLQDPFGPSQADAVIALLYGNQHACKRIFIDVRRVSRPHPTAVDALKNSLLLGGLSTEQIIFKGKTGFDLAVNGNRVLIEEKRSHVCKGNCANCKCGGHKHAHAQAREH
- a CDS encoding outer membrane homotrimeric porin; its protein translation is MHRKERNVLQRFKKACMVTMLAAGLLVGAAGGAKAIDFKAQGEWLVGFGVANTSLTKNTTASGASKTKSNTNDDFGASQRVRLQLDAVASEALSGTVFFEIGDQTWGKAAEGGALGADGKMVKVKNAYIDWLIPNTDARVRMGLQATAVPNAAGGSAIMDCDSAALVVNYKFNDNVGLTAMWSRPVNDNFNGDFVRKGENNTERNNYLDNLDLFMLSVPLSFDGVEVTPWAMYGMRGKNALRGLAAMDKEEPWETSDGSLGLTLPGLTPGFNYANSNPLNSSTTGKQYGSLFWAGLPVAITAFDPLNIEFDVNYGYAEAMGRYDVLKRGTDIVRGSTERQGWLAKALVEYKMDWATPGIFGWYASGDDGNVKNGSERMPSIAGAGNFTSFVGDGNLAWGAGPGNTCDWSMSYAGTWGIGGQLADMSFVENLKHTFRVAYWGGTNAPSMVKYMESAYAWQEGFGGDGPYLTTNDGLLEFNLVNQWQIYENLEANLELGYVVNMIDRDTWKKDGYNGGQGNGSFSKEDAWKAQLVFAYTF